Within Conexibacter woesei DSM 14684, the genomic segment AGACCTTGCCCTCGCCGACCTGCGCGCCACGGTAGACGTCGAACACCTCGGCGTCGGCGAGCAGCGGCCCGCCGGCCTCGCGCACGATCCGCACGACCTCGCCCGCCGGCACGTCGTCGGCGAGCACGACCGCGAGGTCCTGCCGCACCTCCGGGAAGCTCGTGTAGTCCGCGTAGACGGCGGGTCCGGCGACGGCGCCGATCACGGCGCTGAGGTCGAGCGTGAAGGCGGCCGTCCGCTCCAGGTCCCAGTCGGCGGCGATCGCCGGATGGATCTCGCCCAGCCAGCCGACGCGGTGGCCGCCCGCGAGCACGCTCGCGGCACGCCCCGGGTGCAGGAACGGCTCGGCGCCCGGCTCGACGCTCCAGTCGACCCGCAGCGCGTCGAGCAGGTGCGCGAGCACACCCTTGGCGGCGAAGAAGTCGGACTCCGGCGGCTGCGGCTCGCGCCACGTCGCGGGGCGCGCGGCGCCGGTCAGCAGCACGCCGAGCAGGTGCGGCTCGTGCGGCAGCTCGCCATTCCCCGCGGGCAGGTAGACGGCACCGGACTCGAAGATCGCGACGTCAGCGATGCCGTGCGTCACGTTGCGGCGCGCGACGTCGAGCAGCCCGCCGATCAGCGTCGTGCGCAGCAGCCCGTGCTCGGCCGACATCGGGTTCTCGACCGCGATCGCGGCGCGGCGCGGGTCCTCCGCCGGCAGCCGCAGTCTGTCGGCCAGCTCGGGCGGGCTCCAGCTCCAGCCGATCACCTCGTGCAGGCCGGCGCCGGCGAGCGTGTCGGCAGCGCGGCGGCGCAGCTGCTGCCACGGCGTCAGCCGGCCGGCCGCGCCGCGGCGCAGCGGCAGCGTCGCCGGCAGCTTGTCGACGCCGTCGATCCGCGCGACCTCCTCGATCAGGTCGGCCTCGCGCGTGACGTCGTTGCGCCGGAAATGGGGAACGGTCACGTCGAGGCCGTCGGCCGCGTCGGCGGTGCCGAAGCCGAGCGCGCTCAGGATCTCGGCGCTGCGGCTGCGCGGAACCTCGGCGCCGAGCAGCCCGGAGACGCGCGCGTCGCGCAGCCGGATCGTCGCGTGCGCGCCGTCCCAGCCGGCCGAGCCGGCGACGTCGAGCGTGCCGGGGCGCACCGTCGCGCCGGTCAGCTCGACCATCAGCCGCGTCGCGACCGTTTGCGCCTCCATCGCCTGCTCGGGCGAGAGGCCCTTCTCGAAGCGGCCGGACGCCTCGCTGCGCAGACCCAGCCGCGTCGACGTGCGCTGGATGTTCGGGCCGTTCCAGCTGGCCGATTCCATCAGCACGCGCGTCGTCCCGTCGTGGACCTCCGAGCGCGCGCCGCCCATCACGCCGGCGAGCGAGGTCGGGCCGTCCGCGTCGCAGATCACGACCATGTCGGCGTCGAGTCTGCGCGTCTCGCCGTCGAGCGTCTCCAGCACGTCGCCGTCACGCCCGTCGCGGACCGTCAGGCGCCCGCCCGCGACGCGGTCGAGGTCGAACGCGTGGAGCGGATGCCCGGTCAGCAGCATCGCGTAGTTGGTGATGTCGACGACGTTCGAGATCGGCCGCTGGCCGGCGGCCATCAGCCGCGCCTTGAGCCAGTGCGGCGAGGGGCCGATCGTGACGTTGTCGAAGATCCGCACGGTGAAGCGCGGGCAGCGCTCCGTCTCGACCGCGACCTCGGCGCCCTCCAACGGGCCGTCGCTGCCGAGATCCTGCTCCCACGGCGCGCTGCCGAGCGGCGCACCGGTCGCGGCGTGGACCTCGCGTGCGACGCCGTAGACGCCGAGGCAGTCGGGCCGGTTGGGCGTGACCTCCAGCTCCAGCACGTCGGTCGAGAGCGGCAGCACGTTGCCGAGCGGCGTGCCGGGGATCAGGTCGCCGTCCAGCTCCATGATCCCGCTGTGGTCGACGCCGATGTCGACCTCGGACTCGCCGAGGATCATCCCGTGCGAGACGACCCCGCGCAGCTTCGCCTTCTTCAGCTTCGTGCCGTCCGGCAGCCGCGCGCCGGGGCGCGCGAGCGCGACGGTGATGCCTGCGCGCGCGTTCGGCGCACCGCAGACGACCTGCACCGGCTCGTCCTCGCCGACGTCGAGCTGCGTGACGCGCAGGCGGTCGGCGTCGGGGTGCTGCTCGGCTTCGAGCACACGCGCGACGACGAACGACTCCTCCGACGGGACGCCGTGGTGGAGCACGCGCTCGACCTCGGTGCCCGTCAGTGCCAGGCGGGTCGCCAGCGCGTCGGCGCCGAGGTCGGGATGGCAGTGCTCATGGAGCCAGGAAAGCGGGACCTTCATCGCGATGGCCTCCTGTCAGAACTGCCGCAGGAAGCGGAGGTCGTTGTCGTAGAAGAGGCGCAGGTCGGAGACGCCGTGCTTGAGGAACGCGATCCGCTCGACGCCCATGCCGAACGCGAAGCCCTGGATCTTCTCCGGGTCGTAGCCGTGCTCTCTGACGTGGCCGAAGACGTTCGGATCGACCATCCCGGCGCCGAGGATCTCGATCCAGCCGGTGCCCTTGCAGAGGCCGCAGCGCGAACCGTCCTTGAGGTGGCCGGTGCCGTCGCAGCGGAAGCAGGAGACGTCGATCTCGACGCTCGGCTCGGTGAACGGGAAGAAGTGCGGCCGCAGGCGGACCTCGCGCTCGTCGCCGAAGATCGCGCGGGCGAACTGCAGCAGCGTCCCCTTGAGGTCGGCGAGCGTGATGTCCTCGTCGACCGCGAGCCCTTCGATCTGGTGGAACTGCGGCGTGTGCGTCGCGTCGGAGTCGCGCCGGTAGACGCGGCCGGGCACGATCAGGAACAGCGGCGGCGGCTGCAGCTCCATCGCGCGCACCTGCATCGGCGAGGTGTGCGTGCGCAGGACGACGTCGTCGGCGACGTAGAAGGTGTCGCTCTTGAGCCGCGCCGGGTGCGCCGCGTCGTGGTTGAGCGCGTCGAAGTTGTAGTAGACGCGCTCGACCTCCGGCCCCTCGGCGACGGTGAAGCCCATCCCGACGAAGACGTCCTCGATCTCGCGCCGCGTCTGGCTCAGCAGGTGCAGGCCGCCGGCGGCCGGCAGCGGCGCGCCTGGCAGCGTCACGTCGACCCGGTCGGCGGCGAGCTGCACGTCCAGCTCGGCGGCGGCGAGGTCGGCGTTGCGCGCATCGATCAGCGCCTCCAGCGCCTTGCGTGCCTCGTTGGCCGCCTTGCCGACCGCGCCGCGCTGCTCCGGCGGCAGCTGCGCGACGCCGCGCAGCATGTTCGGCAGCTCGGCCTTGCGCCCGAGCCATCTGACGCGCGCGTGCTCCAGCGCGTCGGTCGTGGCGGCGGCGGCGACCTCGGCCTCCCCCGCTCTCTTCAGCTCGTCGATCCGCTCGATCATGCGGCGCTCATCCTATGGTCCCCGGCATCCTCGCCGCGCGTTGCCTCGTACAGTGCGATCGTCGCCGCCATCGCGGCGTTCAGCGACTCCGAGCGGATCGGGATTCGCGCCGTCCGGTCGCATGCCTCCAGCAGCGCCTCGGGCAGCCCGGCGCGTTCGGCGCCGATCAGCAGCGTCGCCGGCTCGCCGAGCGGGCCGTGCAGCGGACCGGAGCCGGCGTGCGCGTCGAGCGCGATCGTCGTGCCGGGCAGCGCGGCGACGTCGCCACTTGCGCGGGCGAGCGGCACCTGGAAGACCGCGCCCATGCTCGCGCGCACCGCCTTCGGGCCGAACGGGTCGGCGCAGCCGGGCCCGAGCGCGACCGACGCCGCACCGAACGCGAGCGCGGAGCGCAGCACGGTGCCGACGTTGCCGGGGTCGGCGATCCCGTGCAGGTAGACGCACAGCGGACCCGCAGGGGCGTCGGCCCAGCGCTGCTCGTAGACGGCGAGCGCGCGCGTGCCGGAGCCGAGCTGGGAGACGTGCGCGAGCACGTCCGCCTCGACCTCCGTGCCGGGCAGGCCGCTGCCCGCCGCGCAGTAGCGCTCGACGGGACGCCAACCGGCCTCGTCGGCGGCGGCGAGCAGGTCCTCTCCCTCGGCGACGAAGCGGCCGCTCTCGTCGCGGCCGCGCTTGCGCGCGAGGCGCCGCAGCTCCTTCAGTCGCTCGTTGTGGGGTGAGGTGATCGGTGGCATCCGGGATGGTGGGTTCGGGACGGGTCCTTAAACAGAAAGGGCGCCGTCCTGGTGGAGTCGGCGCCCGTTCGGGAGATGCTGGCTGGGATTCGGCTAGGCAGCCGCCGCCAACGCCTCACGGGCCTTGTCGGCAAAACGTCGGAACGCCTCGGCGTCACGGACGGCGATGTCCGCGAGGATCTTGCGATCGACTTCGACGCCGGCCAGCTGCAGGCCGTGCATGAACTGCGAGTACGACAGGTCGTTCATCCGCGCGGCCGCGTTGATGCGCGTGATCCACAGGCGACGGAAGTCGCGCTTGCGGTTGCGGCGATCGCGGTAGCGGTACTGGTCCGCCTTGAGGAGGGCTTCCTTCGCGCGTCTGTAGTTGTGGTTCGCCTCGCCACGGAAGCCTCTGGTCATCTCCAGGACTTCACGGCGCTTCTTGCGCGCGTGGACGGACCGCTTGACGCGGGTCACTTGCCCACCCCGAGCAGCTTCTTCACGCGCGGCGCGTCGTGATCGGAGATCTGCGCCGGTCTACCGAGACGCCGCTTACGCTTCGGCGACTTCTTCTCGAGTATGTGGCTGGTGAAGGCGTGGCGGCCACGGACCTTGCCCTTGGCCGACACCTTGAAGCGCTTCTTGGCGCCGGAATGAGTCTTCATCTTGGGCATTGGGACGGAGAAGTAAAGCAAACTCGGCGAGATCCTGCGGATTCACCGGCCCGGCGGCGGCCTCACCGCAGCCCGGCGCGGAGCGCGAGCACCCGGTCGGCGCCCGCGTCGATGCTCGCACGTTCGATCGCGCCGCTCCGGACCGCGCGCACGAGCGCCGCGGCACCGCGGTCGGCGGCGGCCGCGGTCTGGCAGAACAGCAGCAGGTCGTTGCCGGCGCGGACCGACGCGAGCGCCTTGCGCTCGGGCGTCAGGTGCGCGATCGCGGAGACCTCGAGGTCGTCGGTGACGGTCACCCCTCTGAAGCCGACGACGTCGCGCAGCTCGCGGGTCGTGACGCGCTCGGAGAACATCGCCGGGCGCTCGTCGAGCGCGGGGTAGATCCCCGTCGAGACCATCACGAACGGGACGCCGCGGCGGGCGGCGTCTCTGAACGGCGCCTCGTCGGTCGCGCGCAGCAAGTCGAGCGGGACGTCGATGCGGTTGAGCCGCTCGTCCTCGTTCGCCGGGCCGCGGCCGAGGCCAGGGAAGTGCTTGGCGGTCGCGAGCACGCCGCCGTCTCTCAGTCCGTCGGCGAACGCGCCGCCGATCCGGCTGACGCCGGCGGCGGTGGCGGCGTAGGAGCGCTCGGTGGAGCGCTGATAGGAGCCCGGCAGCCCGAGGTCGAGCACCGGCGCGAGGTTGACGTTGACCCCCACCCCGCTCAGGTTGCGGGCGGTCGCGAGACCGGCGCGACGGGCGAGCGCGGGATCGTTACGCGCGCCGAGGTCGCCGGCCGACTGCGCCGGCGCACCCGGGAGCCGCTTCACGAGCCCGCCCTCCTGGTCGATCATGATCAGCAGCGGGCGGTCGCGCAGCGCGCGCGGGCCGCGCCGCCGCTCGGCCTGGAGCCGGTCGGTCAGCGCGCGCAGCTGCGCGCGCGAGCCGACGTTGCGCGCGAACAGGATCACGCCCGCGAGCTGCCCGCGGCGGATCTGCCGCGCGAGCGCGTCGGGCACGGTCGTGCCGGGCAGCGAGCCGATCATCCGCTGCCCGACCGCCTGGTCGAGCGGAAGCGACGCCGCCGGACCGGCAGCGGTCGCGACGGGTGTCGGCGACGCAGCGGGTGCGGCGCCGGTGACGGCGCCGACCGCGGTCGCGAAGGCGGCGAGCAGCGTGGCGATCATCGAGACGACATCGCCACGCGGGCGCCGCGAACGGTCAGCTGCCGGACGCTGCGGGAGCGTCGGCCGGAGCTCTCGCGGCTCTCGCCGCTCTCGCTCTGGCGGGTCTTGCTCTCGCTCTGGCCGCCGGTCTCTCGGCTTCCGCCGCAGGCGCGGCAGCGCCGTCGGACTTCGGCTCGGCCGGCGCCTCGGCTCTCGCCTTCGGCTCAGCTCTCGCAGGTGCCTCAGCTCTCGCAGGCGCCTCAGCTCTCGCAGGCGCCTCAGCCTCGGATCTCGCCTCGGCCGGAGTGGCTTCGGGAGCGGCAGCCTCGGGCGCAGCGGTCTCAGCCTCAGCCTTGGCCGACTCGGGCGCAGCAGCTCTCTCGGCCGCAGCAGCTCTCTCTGCCGCAGCAGGTCTCTCTGCCGCAGCCGGTCTCGCGGCAGCCGCGGCGGCTCTCGCGTCCGGCGCCTCGCCGTTGACCGACGCAGCGGGCTCTTCAGCCTTCGCGGGCGTAGAGGCCTTCTCCGGAGCGGAGCCCTTCTCGGCTCTTCTCGGCGCGCTGCCGCCCTCGCCCTCGGCGAGCACGGCCTTCGACGGGCCGAGCATCATCGTCATGTTGCGGCCGTCCTGGATCGGACGCTGCTCGACGACGGCCAGATCGGCCAGCTCCTCGGCAAGTCTCTCCAACAGAATCTGACCACGCTCGGGATGCGTCACCTCGCGCCCACGGAACATGATCGTGACCTTGACCTTGTCCTTGTGCTTGAGGAAGCGGGTGACGTGCCCCTTCTTCGTGTCGTAGTCGTTCTGCGCGATCTTCGGGCGGAACTTGATCTCGCGGATCGTGATCTGCTGCTGGTGCTTGCGCGCCGCCTTCTGCTTCTGCGCCTGCTCGTATCTGTACTTCGAGTAGTCCAGGATGCGGCAGACGGGCGGGCGCGCGTCGGCGGCGACCTCGACGAGGTCGAGATCGCGCTCCTGCGCCATCCTCAGGGCATCGGCCGTCTTGAGGATGCCGATCTGCTGGCCGTCCTCGCCGATGAGGCGCACCTCGGGAACGCGGATGCGCTCGTTGATGCGCGTGGTGTCCCGCTCAGGCGGGCGCCGGTCGAAACGTCGCGGGACCGGCACTAGGAAGCGTCGTTCTGTCGCGTCAAGGCTTGCGCGACGTGTTTGTCGTAAGCATCAAGGTGCGTGAGTATAGCGTCGCCAGCAACGCCGGATGAGGACTTCCGCATCTTCGGTGTCTGGTGCCGACGCTAGGCCGAGCGCTGCTCCGTCTCGCTCACGACGCGGGCGACGAACTCGGCGACCGGGAGGCTGCCCTCGTCGCCCTCGCGATGACGCCGCAGCGCCACCTCGCCGGCTTCCCGCTCTCTGTCGCCGATCACGAGCATGTACGGGATCTTCTGCAGCTCCGCGTCGCGGATCTTGCGGCCGACCGACTCGGTGCGGTCGTCCAGCTCGACGCGCACGCGCGCCGCCCGCAGCTGCGCGACGACGTCGCGCGCGTAGTCGGCGTGACGGTCAGCGATCGGCAGCACGATCGCCTGCACGGGCGCCAGCCAGACCGGGAACTCGCCCGCCCAGTGCTCGATCAGCATGCCGATGAAGCGCTCGTAGGAGCCCATCGCCGCGCGGTGGATCATCACCGGGCGGTGCTCTCTGTCGTCGGCGCCGACGTAGGTCAGCTCGAACCGCTCCGGGAACGAGTAGTCGAGCTGGACGGTGCCGAGCTGCCACGAGCGGCCGATCGAGTCGGTCACGTGGAAGTCGATCTTCGGCCCGTAGAAGGCGCCGTCGCCCTCGTTCACGCGGTATCTGAGGCCCTGCTGCTCCAGCGCCGCTCTGAGCTTGCCCTCGGCGCGGTCCCACATCTCGTCCGTGCCGATCCGCCGCTCGGGCCGGGTCGACAGCTCGACGTCGATCTCGAAGCCGAAGCGGCCGAGCGTGTCGAAGATCAGATCGAGGCAGGCGACGACCTCGCCGTGGACCTGCTCCTCGGTGCAGAAGATGTGGGCGTCGTCCTGCGCGAAGTGGCGGACGCGCATGAGGCCGTGAAGCGTTCCCGACGGCTCGTTGCGGTGCAGCAGACCGGGCTCGCTGTAGCGCACGGGCAGCTCGCGGTACGAGTGCCGCTGGCTTCTGAACAGGTGCGCGTGGCCGGGGCAGTTCATCGGCTTGACCGCGAGGTCGCGGTCCTCCGCATGCGTGACGAACATGTTCTCGCGGTACTTGTCCCAGTGCCCCGAGGTTCTCCACAGCTCGCTGTCGAAGATCAGCGGCGTCTTGACCTCCTGGTAGCCGCGCGGCTCGTTCATCTCGCGCGTGAACGCGACGAGCGAGTTCCACAGCGACGTGCCGCGCGGGAGCCAGAAGGCGGAGCCGGGCGAGACAGCCGAGAACTGGAACAGCTTCAGCTCTCTGCCGAGGCGGCGGTGGTCGCGCTTCTTCGCCTCCTCCAGCCGCTCCAGGTGGGCGGCGAGATCGTCCTTGGAGAAGAACGCGGTGCCGTAGATGCGCGTCAGCATCGTGCGGCTCGCGTCGCCGCGCCAGTAGGCGCCCGCGACAGACTGCAGCTTGAACGCCTTGATCCGCTTCGTGCCGGGGCCGTGCGGGCCGCGGCAGAGGTCGGTGAACGGGCCGTTGGTATAGAGCGAGACGGTCTCGACCGGGTCGCCGGCGTCGGCGTTCTTGACCAGGTCCTCGATCAGCTCGACCTTGTACGGCTGGTTCTCGCGCACGAACCGCTCCAGCGCCTCGCCGACCGACACGTCCTCGCGCACGAACCGCTCGTCCGCCTTCACGTGCTCGCGCATCTTCTGCTCGATGCGCTCGAAGTCGGCGTCGGAGACGACGGTCCCGTCGGGGAACTCGAAGTCGTAGTAGAAGCCGTTCTCGATCGGCGGGCCGATCGAGATCTTCACGCCCGGGTAGAGGTCGATCACCGCGGCGGCGAGCACGTGCGCGGTGTCGTGCCGCAGCAGCTCCAGCGCCTCGTCGCTCGACGGCGTGACGATCTCCAGCCGCGCGCCGTCGTGCAGGGGGGCGGAGAGGTCGCGCAGCGCGCCGTCGACCTTGACCGCGAGCGCGGCGCGCGCGAGGCCGGCGCCGATCGCGGCGGCGGCGTCGGCGCCGGTCGCGCCGTCGTCGAGCTGAAGCTCGGTTCCGTCTGGCAGGAGGGCCTTCATCGGCTCGCCATGGTACGCGAAGCGGGCGCGCCGCCGCGACCGCACCCGCCTGGCGCCGCGACGCGCATGCCGGGCTCCCTCCCGGGCGGCCCTGGGGCTGGCACCACCCCCGCTCGGGGCCTGACCACACCCGCGCTCGCCGGGGGTCCTCATGGGCACGCCGGACAGCGGTTGGAAGTCTGCTCGCAAGCACTGAGTCAAGGGCCACAAGGGGTTGTGAGCAATGCAGAAAGAGAACTTCGCAGCGCGCGCCGGAAGGTGGAGCGCTCAGCATCGGAAGAAGGCGATCTTCGGCTGGATCGCGTTCGTGATCGTCGCCTTCATGGCCGGCAACATGGTCGGCACGCAGGCACCCAAGGACGGCGAAGGCGGGCCAGGCGAGTCGGGCCGCGCCGAGCAGGTCCTGTACGACAGCTTCCCGGAGAGCGCGACCGAGACGATCCTCGTCCAGTCGCCGGGGCTGACCGCGGACGATCCAGCCTTCAGAGCGGCCGTGGACGACGTCGTCAGACGGATGGACGGGCTGCCGGAGGTCAGATCGGTCGACTCGCCCTACGAACAGGGCAACGAGGGACAGATCGCGCAGAGAGGCCACGCGGCGATCGTCCAGGTCGAGCTGACGAAGACCGAGGACGACGCCGAGGACGACGTCGGCGCGCTGCTCGCGCAGACGAGAGCGGCGCAGAGCGCGCACCCCGACCTGCGGATCGAGCAGTTCGGCGGCGCCAGCGCCGGCAAGGCGCTGTCGAAGATGTTCGGCGACGACTTCAAGAAGGCCGAGTTCCTCTCGATCCCCGTCACGCTGATCATCCTCGTGTTCGCGTTCGGCGCGTTCATCGCGGCGGGGATCCCGCTGCTGCTCGCACTGTCCGCCGTGATGGCGACGCTCGGGCTCGTCGCGCTCGGCTCGCACGTCTTCCCGGTCGAGGAGAACGTCGCCTCGGTCGTGCTGCTGATCGGCCTCGCGGTCGGGGTCGACTACACGCTCTTCTACCTGCGACGGGAACGCGAGGAACGCGCGGCCGGCCGCAGCGAGGAGGCGGCGCTGCAAGCCGCCGCGGCGACGTCGGGCCGCGCGGTCCTGATCTCCGGCCTGACCGTGATGATCGCGATGGCCGGCATGTTCATCACCGGCGACCCGACCTTCGTCGGCATGGGCATGGGCGCGATCATGGTCGTCGGCGTCTCGCTCGTCGCGTCGCTGACGGTCCTCCCCGCGATCCTCTCCAAGCTCGGCGACAAGGTCGACCGGGGCCGCATACCGTTCCTGATGCGCAAGCGCGACGTCTCCAAGACGCCGCGGATGTGGACCGCCGTCATCGACGCGGTGCTGCGCAAGCCGCTCGTCTCGATGCTGCTCGCCGGCGGACTGCTGCTGGCGCTGTGCATCCCGGTGCTCGGGATGAAGACGTCGGTCCCCGGGATCGAGACGCTGCCGCGCTCGCTGCCGGTGATGCAGACCTATGACCGGATCCAGGCCGTCTTCCCCGGCAAGGAGATCGAGGCCGAGATGGCCGTCAGCGGGGCCGGCGACCTCAGCACCCCGCAGGCGCAGGCGGCGCTGGCGAGATTCCGCAGAGCGGCCGTCGCCAGCGGCGTGATCCACGAGCCGATCCAGATCGAGCTGTCGAGATCGAGAGACGTCGCCCGCGTGCTGCTGCCGATCGACGGCGACGGCACGAACCAGAGATCGCAGGACGCGCTGGCGGTGCTGCGCGGCGAGCTGGCGCCGGCGCTGCGGGCAGATCTGAAGAACGCCGAGACGCCGGTCGCCGGCACGACCGCCGGCACGAAGGACTTCAACGACCT encodes:
- the thrS gene encoding threonine--tRNA ligase, whose protein sequence is MKALLPDGTELQLDDGATGADAAAAIGAGLARAALAVKVDGALRDLSAPLHDGARLEIVTPSSDEALELLRHDTAHVLAAAVIDLYPGVKISIGPPIENGFYYDFEFPDGTVVSDADFERIEQKMREHVKADERFVREDVSVGEALERFVRENQPYKVELIEDLVKNADAGDPVETVSLYTNGPFTDLCRGPHGPGTKRIKAFKLQSVAGAYWRGDASRTMLTRIYGTAFFSKDDLAAHLERLEEAKKRDHRRLGRELKLFQFSAVSPGSAFWLPRGTSLWNSLVAFTREMNEPRGYQEVKTPLIFDSELWRTSGHWDKYRENMFVTHAEDRDLAVKPMNCPGHAHLFRSQRHSYRELPVRYSEPGLLHRNEPSGTLHGLMRVRHFAQDDAHIFCTEEQVHGEVVACLDLIFDTLGRFGFEIDVELSTRPERRIGTDEMWDRAEGKLRAALEQQGLRYRVNEGDGAFYGPKIDFHVTDSIGRSWQLGTVQLDYSFPERFELTYVGADDREHRPVMIHRAAMGSYERFIGMLIEHWAGEFPVWLAPVQAIVLPIADRHADYARDVVAQLRAARVRVELDDRTESVGRKIRDAELQKIPYMLVIGDREREAGEVALRRHREGDEGSLPVAEFVARVVSETEQRSA
- the pheT gene encoding phenylalanine--tRNA ligase subunit beta, producing the protein MKVPLSWLHEHCHPDLGADALATRLALTGTEVERVLHHGVPSEESFVVARVLEAEQHPDADRLRVTQLDVGEDEPVQVVCGAPNARAGITVALARPGARLPDGTKLKKAKLRGVVSHGMILGESEVDIGVDHSGIMELDGDLIPGTPLGNVLPLSTDVLELEVTPNRPDCLGVYGVAREVHAATGAPLGSAPWEQDLGSDGPLEGAEVAVETERCPRFTVRIFDNVTIGPSPHWLKARLMAAGQRPISNVVDITNYAMLLTGHPLHAFDLDRVAGGRLTVRDGRDGDVLETLDGETRRLDADMVVICDADGPTSLAGVMGGARSEVHDGTTRVLMESASWNGPNIQRTSTRLGLRSEASGRFEKGLSPEQAMEAQTVATRLMVELTGATVRPGTLDVAGSAGWDGAHATIRLRDARVSGLLGAEVPRSRSAEILSALGFGTADAADGLDVTVPHFRRNDVTREADLIEEVARIDGVDKLPATLPLRRGAAGRLTPWQQLRRRAADTLAGAGLHEVIGWSWSPPELADRLRLPAEDPRRAAIAVENPMSAEHGLLRTTLIGGLLDVARRNVTHGIADVAIFESGAVYLPAGNGELPHEPHLLGVLLTGAARPATWREPQPPESDFFAAKGVLAHLLDALRVDWSVEPGAEPFLHPGRAASVLAGGHRVGWLGEIHPAIAADWDLERTAAFTLDLSAVIGAVAGPAVYADYTSFPEVRQDLAVVLADDVPAGEVVRIVREAGGPLLADAEVFDVYRGAQVGEGKVSLALRLAFRSPERTLTDDEVAERRSAIEEALAGLGGSLRA
- a CDS encoding MMPL family transporter, with product MQKENFAARAGRWSAQHRKKAIFGWIAFVIVAFMAGNMVGTQAPKDGEGGPGESGRAEQVLYDSFPESATETILVQSPGLTADDPAFRAAVDDVVRRMDGLPEVRSVDSPYEQGNEGQIAQRGHAAIVQVELTKTEDDAEDDVGALLAQTRAAQSAHPDLRIEQFGGASAGKALSKMFGDDFKKAEFLSIPVTLIILVFAFGAFIAAGIPLLLALSAVMATLGLVALGSHVFPVEENVASVVLLIGLAVGVDYTLFYLRREREERAAGRSEEAALQAAAATSGRAVLISGLTVMIAMAGMFITGDPTFVGMGMGAIMVVGVSLVASLTVLPAILSKLGDKVDRGRIPFLMRKRDVSKTPRMWTAVIDAVLRKPLVSMLLAGGLLLALCIPVLGMKTSVPGIETLPRSLPVMQTYDRIQAVFPGKEIEAEMAVSGAGDLSTPQAQAALARFRRAAVASGVIHEPIQIELSRSRDVARVLLPIDGDGTNQRSQDALAVLRGELAPALRADLKNAETPVAGTTAGTKDFNDLMNERIPYVFAFVLSLAFLLLLVTFRSIVLAVKAILLNLLSVGAAYGVLVLVFQHTWAEKLLDFESTGAITSWLPLFLFVVLFGLSMDYHVFILSRVREAYDRGMSTEQAVAHGIKSTASTVTSAAIIMVAVFSIFATLSAIEFKQLGIGLAVAILIDATIVRAVLLPATMKLLDDWNWYLPRWLEWLPRVTHEPSVEGGAMAPQDERQRELAGV
- the infC gene encoding translation initiation factor IF-3, whose protein sequence is MPVPRRFDRRPPERDTTRINERIRVPEVRLIGEDGQQIGILKTADALRMAQERDLDLVEVAADARPPVCRILDYSKYRYEQAQKQKAARKHQQQITIREIKFRPKIAQNDYDTKKGHVTRFLKHKDKVKVTIMFRGREVTHPERGQILLERLAEELADLAVVEQRPIQDGRNMTMMLGPSKAVLAEGEGGSAPRRAEKGSAPEKASTPAKAEEPAASVNGEAPDARAAAAAARPAAAERPAAAERAAAAERAAAPESAKAEAETAAPEAAAPEATPAEARSEAEAPARAEAPARAEAPARAEPKARAEAPAEPKSDGAAAPAAEAERPAARARARPARARAARAARAPADAPAASGS
- a CDS encoding TrmH family RNA methyltransferase — its product is MPPITSPHNERLKELRRLARKRGRDESGRFVAEGEDLLAAADEAGWRPVERYCAAGSGLPGTEVEADVLAHVSQLGSGTRALAVYEQRWADAPAGPLCVYLHGIADPGNVGTVLRSALAFGAASVALGPGCADPFGPKAVRASMGAVFQVPLARASGDVAALPGTTIALDAHAGSGPLHGPLGEPATLLIGAERAGLPEALLEACDRTARIPIRSESLNAAMAATIALYEATRGEDAGDHRMSAA
- the pheS gene encoding phenylalanine--tRNA ligase subunit alpha, which translates into the protein MIERIDELKRAGEAEVAAAATTDALEHARVRWLGRKAELPNMLRGVAQLPPEQRGAVGKAANEARKALEALIDARNADLAAAELDVQLAADRVDVTLPGAPLPAAGGLHLLSQTRREIEDVFVGMGFTVAEGPEVERVYYNFDALNHDAAHPARLKSDTFYVADDVVLRTHTSPMQVRAMELQPPPLFLIVPGRVYRRDSDATHTPQFHQIEGLAVDEDITLADLKGTLLQFARAIFGDEREVRLRPHFFPFTEPSVEIDVSCFRCDGTGHLKDGSRCGLCKGTGWIEILGAGMVDPNVFGHVREHGYDPEKIQGFAFGMGVERIAFLKHGVSDLRLFYDNDLRFLRQF
- the rpmI gene encoding 50S ribosomal protein L35, which encodes MPKMKTHSGAKKRFKVSAKGKVRGRHAFTSHILEKKSPKRKRRLGRPAQISDHDAPRVKKLLGVGK
- a CDS encoding glycoside hydrolase family 3 N-terminal domain-containing protein, whose protein sequence is MIATLLAAFATAVGAVTGAAPAASPTPVATAAGPAASLPLDQAVGQRMIGSLPGTTVPDALARQIRRGQLAGVILFARNVGSRAQLRALTDRLQAERRRGPRALRDRPLLIMIDQEGGLVKRLPGAPAQSAGDLGARNDPALARRAGLATARNLSGVGVNVNLAPVLDLGLPGSYQRSTERSYAATAAGVSRIGGAFADGLRDGGVLATAKHFPGLGRGPANEDERLNRIDVPLDLLRATDEAPFRDAARRGVPFVMVSTGIYPALDERPAMFSERVTTRELRDVVGFRGVTVTDDLEVSAIAHLTPERKALASVRAGNDLLLFCQTAAAADRGAAALVRAVRSGAIERASIDAGADRVLALRAGLR
- the rplT gene encoding 50S ribosomal protein L20; its protein translation is MTRVKRSVHARKKRREVLEMTRGFRGEANHNYRRAKEALLKADQYRYRDRRNRKRDFRRLWITRINAAARMNDLSYSQFMHGLQLAGVEVDRKILADIAVRDAEAFRRFADKAREALAAAA